Part of the Paenibacillus antri genome is shown below.
AAAGACGCAAGCGTGACGAAGGAATGAACCCATTGAACGTAGATTTGTTCGATTTCGAGCTGCCGGAGCGGCTCATCGCGCAGACGCCGTTGGCGGAGCGCACGGCCTCCCGGCTCATGACGCTGGATAAGCGCACGGGGGCGATCGGCCACAAGCAATTTTCCGATCTTATCGATTACCTTCGCCCCGGCGATCTGCTCGTCATGAACGATACGAAGGTGCTTCCGGCTCGGCTGTACGGCTGGAAGCCCGATACCGGCGCCAAGGCGGAGCTGCTGCTCCTGAAGGATCTCGGCGGCGACCGGTGGGAGACGCTCGCGCGCCCGGGCAAGCGCTTGAAGCCCGGCAGCGTCATCCGATTCGGCGAGAGCGAGGACCGTCCGCTGCTCGAAGCGACGGTCGAAGCGGAGACGGAAGGCGGCGGACGCATCGTCGCCTTCCGGTACGAAGGCATCTTCCTCGAAGTGCTGGAGCGGCTCGGCACGATGCCGCTGCCGCCGTACATCAAGGAACGATTGGACGACAAGGACCGTTACCAGACCGTATACGCGAAGCATCCGGGCTCGGCGGCGGCGCCGACGGCGGGGCTTCATTTCACCGCGTCGTATCTCGACCGGATTCGAGCGAAGGGCGTCCGCACCGCCCCCGTCACGCTGCATGTCGGCCTCGGAACGTTCCGGCCCGTGTCGGTCGAGACGGTAGACGAGCACGTGATGCACGAAGAGTATTACGAAGTGCCGGCGGAAACCGCGAAGCTCGTGCGGGAGACGAAGGCGAACGGCGGCCGCGTCGTC
Proteins encoded:
- the queA gene encoding tRNA preQ1(34) S-adenosylmethionine ribosyltransferase-isomerase QueA → MNVDLFDFELPERLIAQTPLAERTASRLMTLDKRTGAIGHKQFSDLIDYLRPGDLLVMNDTKVLPARLYGWKPDTGAKAELLLLKDLGGDRWETLARPGKRLKPGSVIRFGESEDRPLLEATVEAETEGGGRIVAFRYEGIFLEVLERLGTMPLPPYIKERLDDKDRYQTVYAKHPGSAAAPTAGLHFTASYLDRIRAKGVRTAPVTLHVGLGTFRPVSVETVDEHVMHEEYYEVPAETAKLVRETKANGGRVVAVGTTSARTLETTGARILAGEGEGEGGIRGWTSIFIYPGYEFRVVDALITNFHLPKSTLLMMIGALAGTERVLAAYKEAVEREYRFFSFGDAMFIS